A single genomic interval of Pyrobaculum arsenaticum DSM 13514 harbors:
- the thrC gene encoding threonine synthase has product MWRYASMLPLKKGITLGEGATPLVKSNLAEGLYVKFEGANPTGSFKDRGMALGVTVAKESGANKILVASTGNTAASAAAYAARAGMRCYVVLPRGNVARGKLMQAALHGAEIVMINGLFDKALEYVVNYGTKYAYPLNSFNPWRLEGQKTVAFEIFEELGCPDYVVVPVGNAGNISAIWKGFKELAELGLCNKLPRMVGVQAEGAAPLAEAWERGLEEPLFVDEPRTVATAIKIGRPINWPKAVRAVKESGGFFIKVQDGEILKAQRELAQRDGIGAEPAGAASVAGFLKAKLRGVVVAVVTGHALKDPDAVEISAKEVRNADELMELLEK; this is encoded by the coding sequence GTGTGGCGCTACGCCTCTATGCTCCCGCTTAAAAAAGGCATAACTCTTGGCGAAGGCGCTACCCCCCTTGTCAAGTCCAACTTAGCAGAAGGTCTATACGTCAAGTTCGAGGGGGCTAACCCCACCGGCAGTTTTAAGGATCGGGGCATGGCGCTCGGAGTCACAGTGGCAAAGGAGAGCGGCGCAAACAAAATACTCGTCGCTTCGACCGGCAATACGGCCGCGTCCGCCGCAGCCTACGCCGCCAGGGCGGGGATGAGGTGTTACGTAGTGCTCCCCAGGGGCAACGTGGCAAGGGGGAAGCTAATGCAAGCCGCCCTCCACGGGGCGGAGATCGTGATGATCAACGGCCTCTTCGACAAGGCCCTCGAATACGTGGTAAACTACGGCACTAAGTACGCCTACCCCCTAAACAGCTTCAACCCCTGGCGCCTCGAGGGGCAGAAGACTGTGGCTTTTGAAATATTCGAGGAGCTCGGTTGCCCCGACTACGTGGTTGTGCCGGTAGGCAACGCCGGAAATATCTCGGCCATCTGGAAGGGGTTTAAAGAACTGGCGGAGCTGGGCTTGTGCAACAAGCTTCCGCGGATGGTGGGCGTGCAGGCAGAGGGCGCCGCCCCGCTTGCCGAGGCGTGGGAGAGGGGGCTGGAGGAGCCCCTATTCGTCGACGAGCCGAGGACGGTGGCGACTGCGATAAAGATCGGGAGACCTATAAACTGGCCCAAGGCAGTTAGGGCCGTGAAGGAGTCAGGCGGCTTCTTTATCAAGGTCCAAGACGGCGAAATCTTAAAGGCGCAACGAGAGCTAGCGCAGAGAGACGGAATAGGCGCCGAGCCCGCCGGGGCGGCCTCGGTTGCAGGTTTTTTAAAGGCCAAGTTGAGGGGAGTCGTGGTCGCCGTGGTGACGGGCCACGCCCTAAAGGACCCCGACGCGGTGGAGATATCGGCAAAGGAAGTTAGGAACGCCGACGAGCTGATGGAGCTGTTGGAGAAATGA
- a CDS encoding ABC transporter ATP-binding protein yields MKALVKAERLSKYFPVGGLLRPRGYVKAVDNVDLEIYEGETLGLVGETGSGKTTLGRLILRLIEPTSGKIYFDGADVTKLSGKELATFRRKAQIIFQDPYMSLNPRFTVYQTLLEVIKVHKLPIQDPEEHIGKMLELVGLERSHLHRYPHEFSGGQRQRIAILRALILEPKFLVLDEPTSALDVSVQAQILNMLKDLQRRLGLTYLFISHDIGAVRYMSNRIAVMYMGKIVEIGPVDAVIKEPLHPYTQALISALPVPDPKIARSKKTVLLQGEPPSPINPPAGCRFHPRCPYFIKGKCDVEEPQLKEVKSGHYVACHLY; encoded by the coding sequence ATGAAGGCCCTAGTAAAGGCCGAGAGACTAAGCAAGTACTTCCCAGTAGGCGGGTTGCTGAGACCGCGCGGCTACGTCAAGGCCGTCGACAACGTTGACTTGGAGATCTACGAGGGGGAGACCCTTGGGCTGGTTGGCGAGACGGGGAGTGGGAAAACCACTTTAGGGAGACTCATACTTAGACTAATAGAGCCCACCTCGGGCAAGATATACTTCGACGGCGCCGACGTCACGAAACTTTCAGGTAAGGAGCTGGCCACGTTTAGGAGAAAGGCTCAGATAATATTCCAAGATCCCTACATGTCGCTTAACCCGCGCTTTACTGTTTACCAAACACTCCTCGAAGTAATTAAAGTTCACAAACTGCCTATACAAGACCCAGAAGAGCACATAGGCAAAATGCTGGAGCTTGTGGGGCTCGAGAGGAGCCACCTCCACCGCTACCCGCACGAGTTCAGCGGAGGCCAGAGACAGAGAATTGCGATACTCAGGGCACTGATACTTGAGCCCAAGTTCCTAGTACTCGACGAGCCGACCTCGGCGCTCGACGTGTCGGTACAGGCCCAGATTTTAAACATGTTGAAGGACCTTCAGAGGCGCCTCGGCCTTACATACTTATTCATTAGCCACGATATAGGAGCCGTCCGATACATGAGCAATAGAATTGCAGTAATGTATATGGGCAAAATCGTGGAAATAGGCCCCGTAGACGCCGTAATTAAGGAGCCTTTACACCCATACACCCAAGCCCTCATTTCGGCGCTTCCAGTGCCAGACCCCAAGATAGCTAGGAGCAAAAAGACGGTGCTCTTGCAAGGAGAACCGCCAAGCCCAATAAATCCGCCTGCCGGTTGCCGCTTCCACCCCCGCTGCCCCTACTTCATAAAAGGAAAATGCGACGTGGAAGAGCCCCAGTTGAAAGAGGTAAAAAGTGGCCACTACGTCGCGTGTCACCTATACTAA